One genomic segment of Accipiter gentilis chromosome 29, bAccGen1.1, whole genome shotgun sequence includes these proteins:
- the RALGDS gene encoding ral guanine nucleotide dissociation stimulator isoform X1, protein MVSRRRVPPHHAAAAPPSSSSSSSSSSSSERMFEGCRRARSLWGGVRLEVAGENSPVVLHSFTQLDPDLPPLESSTQEIGEELEDGVIYSISLRKVQLHHTANKGQRWLGFENESALNLYETCKVRTIKAGTLEKLVEYLVSAFKGNDSTYVTIFLCTYRAFATTKQVLDLLLNRYGKLHVQANGDHARHAVDERMELKNTISSILGAWLDQYSEDFRKPPDFTCLKQLISYVHHNIPGSDLERRARILLAQFQQQEQSESKAEAVDHGGCTFQLVEENGVGDGKPDFLSFSPEMVAEQFTLMDAELFKKVVPYHCLGCIWSQRDKKGKEHLAPTIRATVLQFNSVANCVIATCLGDRSLKPQQRAKVVERWIEVARECRILKNFSSLRAILSALQCNAVHRLKKTWDEVLRESFRTFHELSEIFSDENNHSLSRELLIKEGTSKFATLEINPKRAQKRQQQQREMGVMQGTIPYLGTFLTDLVMLDTAMKDFLDGGLINFEKRRKEFEVIAQIKLLQSACNNYSFTQEDQFVEWFHSLERLSEAESYGLSCEIEPLSESASNTLKAKKNTGIIKRWSDRQPPSTEPCASGSSHSKSFDQLKCGQYLCSGDATDSVSVTSAGSSSSDVEEINISFIPESPDCQEKKVRGSSRGPDLRRQVSEIPLASLPQRWYTPSVADGEAKPTVSSASPLLPALQFWESTSLSSLDTSGIGSGSSSASSSSVSSTPVTASRTHKRSVSGISSYSSLSLPLYNQQVDDCCIIRVSLAVDNGNMYKSILVTSQDKTPVVIRKAMAKHNLDGDRPEDYELVQIISEERELKIPDNANVFYAMNSAANYDFVLKKRGFSKGVKIKHGSSSTLPRMKQKGLKIAKGIF, encoded by the exons AGCTCCACGCAGGAGATCGGAGAAGAGCTGGAGGATGGTGTGATCTACAGCATATCGCTCCGGAAAGTGCAGCTCCATCACACGGCCAACAAAGGGCAGCGATGGCTGGGG TTTGAGAATGAGTCGGCCTTAAACCTCTATGAGACGTGTAAGGTGCGGACGATAAAAGCTGGGACCTTGGAGAAACTGGTGGAATACCTGGTCTCAGCCTTCAAGGGCAATGACTCCACCTACGTCACCATCTTCCTGTGCACTTACCGGGCCTTCGCCACCACCAAGCAAGTGCTGGACCTGCTGCTTAACAG GTACGGCAAACTCCACGTGCAGGCGAATGGGGACCATGCCAGGCACGCTGTGGATGAGAGGATGGAGCTGAAAAA caccATCTCCTCCATCCTGGGCGCCTGGCTGGACCAGTACTCAGAGGATTTCCGCAAGCCCCCAGACTTCACCTGCCTCAAGCAGCTCATCTCCTACGTGCACCACAACATCCCCGGCTCAGACCTGGAACGCCGAGCCCGCATCCTGCTGGCCCAGTtccagcagcaagagcagagcgAGTCCAAAGCAGAAG CTGTGGACCATGGCGGCTGCACCTTCCAGCTGGTGGAGGAGAACGGGGTTGGGGACGGGAAGCCAgatttcctctccttctcccccgAGATGGTGGCAGAACAATTCACGCTGATGGATGCT GAGCTCTTTAAGAAAGTGGTGCCTTACCACTGCCTGGGCTGCATCTGGTCCCAGCGAGACAAAAAGGGCAAAGAGCACCTGGCGCCCACCATCCGTGCCACGGTCCTGCAGTTCAATAGCGTGGCCAACTGTGTCATCGCCACGTGTCTCGGAGACCGGTCCCTGAAGCCGCAGCAGAGGGCTAAAGTGGTGGAGCGGTGGATCGAAGTGGCTCGG GAGTGCCGCATCCTGAAGAACTTCTCCTCCCTCCGAGCCATCCTCTCGGCTCTGCAGTGCAATGCTGTTCACCGGCTGAAGAAGACCTGGGACGAGGTTCTACG GGAGAGCTTCCGCACTTTCCACGAGCTCTCAGAGATCTTCTCCGATGAGAACAACCACTCGCTGAGCCGGGAACTTCTCATTAAG GAGGGCACGTCCAAATTTGCCACCTTGGAGATCAACCCAAAGAGGGCTCAgaagcggcagcagcagcagcgagagaTG GGTGTGATGCAGGGCACCATTCCCTACCTTGGCACCTTCCTCACGGACCTGGTGATGCTCGACACCGCCATGAAGGATTTCCTGGAC GGTGGGCTGATCAActttgagaagagaaggaag GAGTTTGAAGTCATCGCCCAGATCAAGCTCCTTCAGTCGGCCTGCAACAACTACAGCTTCACGCAGGAGGACCAGTTTGTGGAATGGTTCCACAGCCTGGAGAGGCTCAGCGAGGCCGAGAG CTACGGGCTGTCGTGCGAGATCGAGCCACTGTCGGAGTCGGCCAGCAACACGTTGAAGGCGAAGAAAAACACGGGCATCATCAAGCGATGGAGCGA ccggcagcCACCGAGCACCGAGCCCTGTGCCAGTGGCAGCTCCCACTCGAAATCCTTCGACCAGCTTAAGTGCGGGCAGTACCTGTGCAGCGGGGATGCCACCGACTCGGTGAGCGTCACCTCCGCCGGCTCCAGCAGCTCCGACGTGGAGGAGATTAACATCAGCTTCATCCCCGAGTCCCCCGACTGCCAGGAGAAGAAGGTACGGGGCAGCTCGCGGGGTCCGGACCTCCGGAGGCAG GTCAGTGAGATCCCTCTGGCCTCCCTCCCCCAGCGCTGGTACACCCCGTCTGTGGCCGATGGAGAAGCTAAACCCACTGTGTCCTCCgcatcccctctcctccctgccctccagtTCTGGGAAtccacctccctctcctccctggaCACGTCGGGCATCGGCTCAGGCTCCAGCAGTGCCTCGTCCTCTTCCGTCTCCTCCACGCCGGTGACGGCCTCCCGCACCCACAAGCGCTCGGTCTCCGGCATCTCCAGCTACTCTTCCCTCTCGTTGCCCCTCTACAACCAGCAGGTCGATGACTGCTGCATCATCCGCGTCAGCCTGGCTGTGGACAACGGCAACATGTACAAGAGCATCCTG GTGACGAGCCAGGATAAGACCCCAGTCGTTATTCGCAAAGCCATGGCCAAACACAACTTGGATGGGGACCGGCCTGAAGACTATGAGCTTGTTCAGATCATCTCGGAGGAGAGAG AGCTGAAGATCCCCGACAACGCCAACGTCTTCTATGCCATGAACTCCGCCGCCAACTATGACTTTGTGCTCAAGAAGCGAGGCTTCTCCAAGGGGGTGAAGATCAAGCATGGCTCCAGCTCCACCCTGCCCAGGATGAAGCAGAAAGGCCTGAAGATTGCCAAAGGCATCTTCTAG